A stretch of Babesia bigemina genome assembly Bbig001, chromosome : V DNA encodes these proteins:
- a CDS encoding GTP-binding protein LepA family protein, putative — translation MTVGAVVGLGMLVCLGWAAAASFHRNLTIAAFAQNTGTNGISYRNDIGPAFTLSGFAPFAPPRRAVSGLYGRRAVLYAATAEGGTDDPDATHEADQLEDQAPEEEYCGSRMRNFCIIAHVDHGKSTLADRFLELTKAVQPHEIQDQYLDNMELERERGITIKLQSALINYTYPKDGKTYKLNLIDTPGHIDFNHEARRSIAACEGALLVVDGTKGIQAQTVTTSMIAIEKGLKLIPIVNKIDVEFCDYDATASDLKSLFNFTEDEILMASAKEGFGITDILDAVVERVPPPKIDTEKPFRALVFDSQYDPHRGVVSYVRVVDGSVKKLDEVVFLGHELEAKVTAVGVMMPDLRERETLRWGQRILPDTACRSGEVGWFCCNTKDPSRVAVGDTVVLKAAAKSGDVEPIVAFEAAKPSVFAGLYPCDGTDYLQLSAALDKLKLNDHSLVFEASESSIAGHGFMCGFNGLLHLDVTVQRLQREHDVGVVVTSPSVPYRCHLKNGKQVVVSDAAHWPDDGLVKLAEEPWTNVTVRVPGDCQRKVMSLLHQMRAEFKTKNEFAGGKSVVLEYAVPMIEIISTFFDNLKSITNGFGSFDYEGAFYRAIDLCKIRVIINGEEAPGLAMIVAKDKAYDSGKLLVETLREVIPPKQFKIHLQAAIGKRVIASVSIPAMRKNVTERCSGGDPSRKKKLLDNQAKGKKFMAEVGNVSIPIDAYKAVLKALR, via the exons ATGACCGTGGGTGCCGTGGTCGGCCTGGGCATGCTCGTGTGCCTGGGCTGGGCTGCCGCCGCATCGTTCCACCGTAACCTCACCATCGCAGCCTTCGCCCAAAATACAGGGACGAACGGTATCTCTTATCGCAATGACATCGGGCCGGCGTTCACCCTCAGTGGGTTTGCGCCGTTTGCGCCCCCTCGGAGGGCCGTCAGCGGCTTGTACGGTCGGCGGGCCGTGCTTTACGCCGCGACCGCGGAAGGCGGCACGGACGATCCCGATGCAACTCACGAGGCGGACCAACTTGAGGACCAGGCGCCGGAGGAGGAGTACTGCGGCAGCCGCATGCGCAATTTCTGCATCATAGCCCATGTTGACCACGGCAAGTCCACGCTCGCGGACAGATTCCTGGAGCTAACCAAGGCGG TGCAGCCGCACGAAATACAGGACCAGTACCTCGACAACATGGAGCTCGAGCGCGAGCGCGGAATCACGATCAAGCTCCAGAGCGCGCTCATCAACTACACCTACCCCAAGGACGGGAAGACGTACAAGCTCAACCTCATCGACACGCCGGg GCACATCGACTTCAACCATGAAGCCAGGAGGTCAATCGCGGCGTGCGAGGGCGCCTTGCTCGTCGTTGACGGCACCAAGGGCATACAAGCGCAGACGGTCACCACGTCCATGATCGCAATAGAAAAGGGGCTCAAGCTCATACCCATCGTCAACAAAATCGACGTAGAGTTCTGCGACTACGATGCGACCGCGTCGGACCTCAAGTCGCTCTTCAATTTCACAGAGGACGAGATACTCATGGCCTCCGCGAAGGAGGGGTTCGGGATCACGGATATCCTCGATGCGGTAGTAGAGCGGGTGCCGCCGCCGAAAATCGACACGGAAAAGCCCTTCAGAGCGCTCGTGTTCGACAGCCAGTACGACCCGCACCGGGGCGTGGTCAGCTACGTGAGG GTCGTCGACGGGAGCGTCAAAAAACTGGACGAGGTGGTATTCCTGGGGCACGAACTGGAGGCGAAGGTCACTGCTGTAGGCGTAATGATGCCAGACCTGCGGGAACGCGAGACACTCAGGTGGGGACAGCGCATTCTACCGGACACTGCTTGCAGGTCGGGGGAGGTGGGCTGGTTCTGCTGCAACACCAAGGACCCCAGCAGGGTGGCGGTGGGAGACACTGTCGTCCTCAAGGCAGCCGCCAAAAGTGGAGATGTCGAGCCCATAGTGGCCTTCGAGGCGGCGAAGCCCTCCGTGTTCGCCGGGCTCTACCCCTGCGACGGCACGGACTACCTGCAGCTCAGCGCAGCGCTGGACAAGCTCAAGCTGAACGACCACTCGCTTGTTTTTGAAGCCAGCGAGTCCAGCATAGCGGGGCACGGGTTCATGTGCGGATTCAACGGGTTGCTGCACCTCGACGTCACcgtgcagcgcctccagcgCGAGCACGACGTCGGCGTcgtggtcacctcaccgtCGGTGCCATACCGATGCCACCTCAAAAACGGCAAGCAGGTGGTCGTCAGCGATGCAGCACACTGGCCTGATGACGGCCTGGTGAAGCTCGCGGAGGAGCCCTGGACCAACGTCACCGTGAGGGTACCCGGAGA CTGCCAACGCAAGGTCATGAGCCTCCTGCACCAGATGCGAGCTGAGTTCAAGACCAAAAACGAATTCGCCGGAGGCAAGTCCGTTGTGCTCGAGTATGCCGTACCCATGATCGAGATCATATCAACCTTCTTCGACAACCTCAAGTCCATCACCAACGGCTTCGGCTCGTTCGACTACGAGGGCGCCTTCTACCGCGCAATCGACCTCTGCAAGATACGGGTGATCATCAACGGAGAGGAGGCCCCGGGGCTGGCGATGATCGTCGCCAAGGACAAGGCTTACGATTCAG GCAAACTGCTGGTGGAAACGCTCCGCGAAGTGATACCGCCCAAGCAGTTCAAAATACACCTACAAGCGGCGATAGGGAAACGGGTCATAGCGTCCGTCAGCATACCGGCCATGCGCAAAAACGTCACGGAAAGGTGCAGCGGCGGGGACCCCTCACGCAAGAAGAAATTGCTAGACAACCAGGCCAAG GGCAAGAAGTTCATGGCAGAGGTCGGAAACGTGTCGATCCCAATCGACGCCTACAAGGCGGTATTGAAGGCGCTGAGATGA